The Salvelinus fontinalis isolate EN_2023a chromosome 9, ASM2944872v1, whole genome shotgun sequence sequence ATATCTATTGTGGTCGGGTCTTGCAGGCGGAGCATGTGACTCACCTATCAGCTTTGATTGGGGCCGCTCTGGACTATCACCGCCAGTCTTACCAAATCCTGGACAGCCTCAATCGAAGTCTGCAGGGCAGGTGATTGtattaatcaaattaataaaTACACTTCAGACAGGGACTTAATCATGTACTCAGTACTCAAGGCACATGTCATACTACCTGGGTTTGGTTCATTGTTGATGGTTGTGAACTTGTGACCTTGTCTCTCCCGTTCTTTCTAGGCTAGCCATTGCAAGCAACCGACCAAAGAGGGAGCCCAGGCCCAAATCTATTAAGGTTAACACAATCAACACACAACAAAATGGATCTTCCCACAGATCATCAGTCAAATCAGTTATATCTTCAGGTGATTGGCTCAATTGTTGAGCAATTTTAATTTGTTCAATTCATTTCCataatgttatttctgtattgtttattAGTGTAAATCATGTTTTACTATCGTAAAATGCTCTCTCTTTTGTAAATTGGAGCCATCTGGATGGTTCACTATAGCTTTCCCGATTTTAAGTCGTTAATTTGTCCATTATAATTTATTGCAGATGCTCAGATAAGCCTAGCTGTCAATGGAAAAAGTAAGTACTGATACCATAAAATGTATGACATTTCATGCATTTCAAAACAGGATACCAGTATTTGTATATTTCTATGCAGCAACTGTATGGGAAGTAGGACTTTCAACTAAAATATGCTATTTCTTGTCATCCTTCTCCACTTATCCCAGATTACCAGTACACAAACATACCTCTAAGACCAGAGAGTCCCATCATCTGTAACCGTGAGTAAACCCACAGGTCATGGTACCGACTTCAGACCAAAACCTTCCATGATGTCCTGTCTATCATATTGCTGACACAAGCAAATGGAAATCATGTAAATGAAATTAAAAGGAAATAACCCGTATGTGCATAATAGTACTAACTGTTTAGATTGACTAATTAGTGGTCATCTAGTGATATCAATTTCAAGGCAATTGTGGGTCTCTTTCAGATGATTGTGAGGTTTTCCTAGACCAGCCTTGCTGCCGGGCGCTCTACCGCTTTGTGGCTGAGAATGAAGGAGAGCTGGGCTTCAAGGAGGGCGACCTCATCATCCTCACCAACCAGATTGATGACAACTGGTATGAGGGCATGATCAGCGGGGAGTCTGGCTTTTTTCCCATCAGCTACGTCAATGTCCTTGTGCCTTTGCCACAGTGATACCAGGGTAGCACCACAAGCTATGGGGGCCGGCTATGAAGTCATCACCTCAGAGCACTCTCTCTGGAAATCTTATTTTGCAATGAATGTCACTCCACTTTCTGATATGTTTATTGACAGAATTATTTGTATTTCTGAGCTTATCTGTTAGAAGCATTTCACGATGGCCTCGTTTGGTGGTACTGTCACTTCTTCCTGGATCTGTGAATTCTTAATTTCACCTTATTTTCTCAGAGGCCATAGAGCTATTGACATGCATTGTCTTTGGGTGCTACACCATTTCAGACAGTCCTATGCAATATTTTCTTTCTCCCTTGAAAGCCCATCTTAGTTACATTTGTCTCCATTGTGTGCTGTTAGGTGGCCTAAAGCTCACCTTTTGTTACTTTCCCCCTCTGTTGTCTAGTGGTCTTTCCTCAGCATAATAATGGGTAAATTAGTAGTGACACTTTTTAATTCGGCACACTTTTGTGATATCATGGAACACAATAGCTGCTTTATTAAGATTTGTTTTAGTCTTGGGACTGTTATTACCATATTCAGGGTCAATATTCATGTCTTCATTTAGCTCTCGAGAACCTAAGGGGGGTATACCCAGTTTACAGCTGGAACCTGTTTTGGGTTCTCGGAGGATTTTACGGACCACAGCTGGCTCCATGTGAACTACAATCCCAATGCTCTTGTTTATTCCTGACGCTCTGTCGAAATGCAAATGCACCACACTTGCGATACGGTTTTGGATATCTTTGGAACTTTACTTTTATATAAGCGAGAAATAATATTTCAAATACAAAAGATACACTTACTGTGTGCAGTTTAGGAAAGTTGCACCTAGTTGTTTTCACACACCATTACGACATCCTCTCACCTTGCACTCACATTTCCATTTAACCATTCCATATTTCCAGTGTTTACAAATAAAGCCGGGTGCAACTTCACTAAACTTTTTAAGtatcttaaaaaataaaaaacgttcATAGAAGCAATGTTACAAATGTTTCTGAAACTGTATCGTGTGAGAGGCGCATTTGTGTTTAGACGGAGCATTTGGGGAGCGTTGGGAATTCC is a genomic window containing:
- the sh3gl3b gene encoding endophilin-A3b isoform X2, coding for MERRIDVTHKMVLELVPKTTEYLQPNPAYRAKLGMLNTVSRIRGQVKAVGYPQTEGMLGDCMLHYGRELGVGSAFGCALADIGEAMKQMAIARDSLDISVKNNFIDPLQALQDKELREIGYHLRKLEGRRLDFDYKKRRKGKIPDEEIMQAWEKFSDSKELAKRSMFDLLESDAEHVTHLSALIGAALDYHRQSYQILDSLNRSLQGRLAIASNRPKREPRPKSIKVNTINTQQNGSSHRSSVKSVISSDAQISLAVNGKNYQYTNIPLRPESPIICNHDCEVFLDQPCCRALYRFVAENEGELGFKEGDLIILTNQIDDNWYEGMISGESGFFPISYVNVLVPLPQ